The Corynebacterium occultum sequence GGCGGCGGTGGAGTTGTTGTCCTCCGGCAGGTTCGCAACTTCGGTCAAAGGTGAGGAAAGGGTCATGTTTTGGAAGCATAGACCCAAAGTCCGATAGTTTCCATAACGAAACCCGGGTGATTACGATCACTTTTTGGTTTTGAAACATAATGCAGGTGTCTGGCGATAGGGCGGGGAAACTTCATCTACCATGGGTTTTGTGGATATAAAGACCTTGCATAGCAGCCTCGTGACCAATGGACCGTATGCCCAACTTTCTTTTGTGGAAAGCACGGGATCGACCAACTCCGACCTCATTGAGGACCTGGAGGCACCTACCTGGTCGGTTCGGTTGGCCAACCATCAGAGTGCCGGAAAGGGGCGGCTCGGGCGGGCCTGGACCGCGCCGGCGGGCACCCAGATCATCTGTTCCATCCTGATCCGCCCCAAGAGTCTGGACCAGGTGGGCACCATACCGCTGGCCGTCGGCGTGGCACTGTGTGATGTCATTCCCCAGGCCACCCTCAAGTGGCCCAATGACCTCCAGATCGAGGGGAAGAAGCTCTGCGGCATCCTCGCCGAGGCCCGCTTCGAGCCCAGTCCCGCCATCGTCATCGGCTTCGGGCTGAACGTCACCCTCGACAAGGCGGATCTGCCCGTCCCACACGCCACCTCCCTGCTGCTGGAGGGACTGCCCACGGACCGCACCGCCCTGACCGTCAAGATCCTCGAGGCGATCCACCGCCGCCTGCGCCAGTGGGCGGCGGGTGATCTGCAGCTGATGGATGATTACCGTGCGGTCAGCGCCAGCATCGGCCGCCAGGTGCGCGTGGAGCTGCCCGGTGGGGGACAGCTCTTCGGCGAGGTGGACAACGTGCTTGACGACGGCCGCCTCCAGGTCCGCGGCGCAGAAGACGGCCAGCTCCACGCACTCTCCGCCGGGGATGTCACACATCTTCGTCTGCAGCAGGGCCCCAGGTAGCATCTAGGGCCATGTCGGGAATTCAGTTGGAAGCAGGGGAAAAGGTACGCGTCGATCTCACCTCACCCCTGACCAGCCTGACCTTCCCCTTCCTGGAGTTGATCCTGATCACCGGGCTGTGCTGGATGGGCATCGGCTACCTCGACCGCCCCGACCTGGCCACCACCATCCCCACTGACCTGCGCAACGCCGTGGTGGTGATCTGGCTGCTCCTGGTCACCTGGCGCTTTATCCTGCCCCTGGCACGCTCCCGACGACGCCGCTTCATGGTCACCGACCGCAGGGTGCTGGTCCGGGCCGGCACCTTCAAAGCCAGAACCGATTCCATCCCCCTGCGTCAGATCCACCACGTGGACCGGAGGCGTAACCGCATTGCCCTCGCGCTGGGGGGTTTCGACCGGCCCCTCCACTTCAAGGATGTGCCCAAGGCGAAGAAGGCGGCAGCGGTGATTAACCAGTCCATAGGACCCGCCCGTTATAGTTGAGGCCGTGACTGAAGCCAAAGGTAACCTCGCCGCCCACGCCCCTGGAATGCCCGTCGTCGCCGTCATCGGTGATGGTCAGCTGGCCCGCATGATGCAGACCGCAGCCATCGAGCTCGGACAGTCCGTCCGGCTGCTGGCCGGTGCTGAGGATGCCTCAGCCGCCCAGGTTGCCGCTGATGTGGTGCTGGGTGACTACACCAACCTCGCGGACCTCCGCATTGCCGTCGAAGGTGCCGATGCCGTCACCTTCGACCATGAGCATGTGCCCAATGAGCACCTTCAGGCTCTCATCGATGAGGGCATCAACGTCCAGCCCCAGCCGGCTGCCCTGGTCCACGCCCAGGACAAGCTGGTGATGCGTCAGAAGTTGGCTGAGCTCGGCGCCCCGGTGCCCACCTTCGCGGCCGTCGACACCCTCGCTGATGCCGAGGCTTTTTGGGATGAGGTGTCCGGTGAGGTCTGTCTCAAGGCCCGCCGGGGTGGTTATGACGGCAAGGGTGTGTGGATGCCCGACACCCGGGAGGAGCTCACCGAACTGGTTACTGAGCTGCTGGCGAAGGGCACTCCGCTGATGGCGGAGCGCAAGGTCGCCCTGGCCCGTGAACTTTCCGCCATGGTGGCGCGTAACCCCTCCGGACAGACCGCCGCCTGGCCGGTCGTGGAGTCGGTGCAGGAGAACGGTGTCTGCGCCGAGGCCACCGCACCGGCACCCGGCCTGGATCCGGCCCTGGAGAAGCAGACCCGGGAGATGGCTGAGATGATCGCCACCAAGCTCGGTGTCACCGGTGTGCTGGCCGTGGAACTCTTCGAGGACGAGTCCGGTGAGATCTCCGTCAACGAACTGGCCATGCGGCCCCACAACACCGGTCATTGGACCCAGGATGGTTGCGTGACCGACCAGTTCGAGCAGCACCTGCGTGCCGTGCTGGACTACCCGCTGGGTGCCACTGAAACCAAGGCGGAGTATACCGTCATGGCCAACACCCTCGGTGCCCAGGTCGATCCGGCTGAGCCGATGGCCCAGCGCATGGCTGAGGTGTGGCGCCGCTACCCCAACGCCAAGATCCACCTCTACGGCAAGGAGCACCGCCCGGGCCGCAAGATCGGGCATGTCAACATGCTCGGCTCCGATGTGGAGCAGGTCCGCCGGGAGGCCCGCGAGGCTGCCTACTACCTGGTGAACGCACAGTGGCCCTGATCTGAGGGATTTTTCGGGGCTGGTGCAGGCGCTCTGGGAGGAGCACACTATAACCCATGAAAACGCCCCGGTCCGCCGGGACCACGGTGCTCGCGCTCGGTGCGCTCGGTGTGGTCTTCGGGGACATCGGAACCAGCCCCCTCTATGCCCTGCACACCGCCTTCAGCATGAAACACAATGCGGTGTCACCCACCCCGGACAATGTCTACGGCATCATCTCCATGGTGTTGTGGACCATCACGCTCATCGTCACCTGCAAATATGTGATCCTGGTGACCCGTGCCGACAACCAGGGTCAGGGTGGCATCCTCGCGTTGCTGGCACTGCTGCGCGACCGGTTCCACAACCACCGCCGCCTCGGTGCGGTGGTGGGCCTCCTGGGGATGTGCGGGGCAGCGCTCTTCTACGGTGATGCGGTGATCACCCCGGCGATCTCGGTGCTCAGCGCGGTGGAGGGGCTGAGTGTGGTTTCCCCGAATCTTTCCACCTGGGTGGTACCGATCTCAGCGGTGGTCCTGGCCCTGATCTTCGCACTCCAGCCGATGGGAACCGGGCATATGGGCCTGGCCTTCGGCCCCATCATGTTGCTTTGGTTCCTGGTGCTGGTGGCGTTGGGTGTCCCTCAGATCATCGCGCACCCCGAGATCCTGTTCAGTCTCTCCCCGCATTGGGCGGTGGCACTGATCCTCAACCAGCCCTTCCAGGCCTTTGTCCTGCTGGGTGCGGTGGTGCTGACGGTCACCGGGGCAGAGGCGCTCTACGCCGACATGGGCCACTTCGGTGCCCGGCCGGTGCGGTTGGCCTGGTTTGTGGTGGTGATGCCTGCCCTGGTGATCATCTATCTGGGGCAGGGTGCGCTGGTGATCAGTCACCCTGACACCGTGGGCAACCCCATGTTCCACCTGGCACCCCCAGCCCTGCAGATCCCGCTGCTCATCCTGGCGACCATGGCCACCGTGATCGCCTCCCAGGCGGTGATCTCGGGGGCCTTCTCCCTGACTCGTCAGGCGATCCACCTGAATCTGCTGCCCCGGATGTTGATCCGCCACACCTCCCGAAGCGAGGCGGGACAAATCTACCTGCCGTTGATCAACCTCCTCCTTTTCTTCGCGGTGATGGCACTGGTCTTCCTCTTCCCCTCCTCGGAATACCTGGCCAATGCCTATGGTCTGGCGGTGACCGGAACCCTGGTGCTGGTCAGCATCATCTTCCTGATCTACGCGCACTTCACCTGGAACTGGGACTGGTGGCGGAGCTCCCTCTTCTTCCTCTTCATCGGGGTTCCGGAGGTTTTCCTTTTAGCCGCCAACACCACCAAGATCCTGGCGGGTGGTTGGATACCGCTGCTGATCGCCGCCATCCTGATTCTGTTTATGCTGGTCTGGCAGTGGGGGAGCACGCAGGTGCGCACCCGGCGCCGCCTGCTGGAGGGCGGGCTGGATCATTTCCTGGCTTCCCTGGATGACCTGGGCCCACACCGTGTGCCCGGGGTGGCGGTTTTCCCGCACCATAATCCGGACACCGTCCCACTGGCACTGCTCAAGTGTGTGGCGGACCTGGGGATGCTGCACAGCCACGTGATCATTGTCCGGCTGGTGCAGCGCAACCTGCCGAGCATCCCGGAGACCCAGCGGGTGTCGGTGGATCTGCTGGGCTCAGCCAGCGATGGGATCGTCTATGTGGAGATTCAGCTGGGTTATGCCGATGAGCAGGACATCCCCGGAAATCTGAGGCTGGCGTTGAAACAGAGCGAAGAGTTGGACGTGGACCTGGATCAGGCCACGTATTTCCTCTCTGCATTGACGCTGCGTCCCGCCAGGCCACACAGCCTGCGGGGATGGCGGCAGGGGCTCTTTCTCTCCATGGACCGCAATCAGGCCACCCGCACCGAAACTTTCCGGTTGCCCCCGGCCCGGACGGTGGTGCTGGGCACCGAGCTCAGGATCTAACCTCCATAGTGC is a genomic window containing:
- a CDS encoding biotin--[acetyl-CoA-carboxylase] ligase, coding for MGFVDIKTLHSSLVTNGPYAQLSFVESTGSTNSDLIEDLEAPTWSVRLANHQSAGKGRLGRAWTAPAGTQIICSILIRPKSLDQVGTIPLAVGVALCDVIPQATLKWPNDLQIEGKKLCGILAEARFEPSPAIVIGFGLNVTLDKADLPVPHATSLLLEGLPTDRTALTVKILEAIHRRLRQWAAGDLQLMDDYRAVSASIGRQVRVELPGGGQLFGEVDNVLDDGRLQVRGAEDGQLHALSAGDVTHLRLQQGPR
- a CDS encoding PH domain-containing protein, translated to MSGIQLEAGEKVRVDLTSPLTSLTFPFLELILITGLCWMGIGYLDRPDLATTIPTDLRNAVVVIWLLLVTWRFILPLARSRRRRFMVTDRRVLVRAGTFKARTDSIPLRQIHHVDRRRNRIALALGGFDRPLHFKDVPKAKKAAAVINQSIGPARYS
- a CDS encoding 5-(carboxyamino)imidazole ribonucleotide synthase, giving the protein MTEAKGNLAAHAPGMPVVAVIGDGQLARMMQTAAIELGQSVRLLAGAEDASAAQVAADVVLGDYTNLADLRIAVEGADAVTFDHEHVPNEHLQALIDEGINVQPQPAALVHAQDKLVMRQKLAELGAPVPTFAAVDTLADAEAFWDEVSGEVCLKARRGGYDGKGVWMPDTREELTELVTELLAKGTPLMAERKVALARELSAMVARNPSGQTAAWPVVESVQENGVCAEATAPAPGLDPALEKQTREMAEMIATKLGVTGVLAVELFEDESGEISVNELAMRPHNTGHWTQDGCVTDQFEQHLRAVLDYPLGATETKAEYTVMANTLGAQVDPAEPMAQRMAEVWRRYPNAKIHLYGKEHRPGRKIGHVNMLGSDVEQVRREAREAAYYLVNAQWP
- a CDS encoding potassium transporter Kup, producing the protein MKTPRSAGTTVLALGALGVVFGDIGTSPLYALHTAFSMKHNAVSPTPDNVYGIISMVLWTITLIVTCKYVILVTRADNQGQGGILALLALLRDRFHNHRRLGAVVGLLGMCGAALFYGDAVITPAISVLSAVEGLSVVSPNLSTWVVPISAVVLALIFALQPMGTGHMGLAFGPIMLLWFLVLVALGVPQIIAHPEILFSLSPHWAVALILNQPFQAFVLLGAVVLTVTGAEALYADMGHFGARPVRLAWFVVVMPALVIIYLGQGALVISHPDTVGNPMFHLAPPALQIPLLILATMATVIASQAVISGAFSLTRQAIHLNLLPRMLIRHTSRSEAGQIYLPLINLLLFFAVMALVFLFPSSEYLANAYGLAVTGTLVLVSIIFLIYAHFTWNWDWWRSSLFFLFIGVPEVFLLAANTTKILAGGWIPLLIAAILILFMLVWQWGSTQVRTRRRLLEGGLDHFLASLDDLGPHRVPGVAVFPHHNPDTVPLALLKCVADLGMLHSHVIIVRLVQRNLPSIPETQRVSVDLLGSASDGIVYVEIQLGYADEQDIPGNLRLALKQSEELDVDLDQATYFLSALTLRPARPHSLRGWRQGLFLSMDRNQATRTETFRLPPARTVVLGTELRI